The following proteins come from a genomic window of Phnomibacter ginsenosidimutans:
- the trpA gene encoding tryptophan synthase subunit alpha: MSRIKQLFQRKQHNVLNVYVTAGYPKLDDTLSIMQALEANGADLIELGMPYSDPLADGPVIQQSSSIAIANGMTIETLFAQLKDLRNSVSVPVILMGYMNPVLQYGFEKFCADAAAVGVDGLILPDLPEYEFETEYGAIIKQYGLDFIFLVTPETSEERIKKLDSLSSGFLYAVSSSSTTGGDKAFSPVQEYLQRLQSYQLRNPVLVGFGVKDKASFEAAAAYSNGAIIGSAFIKSLDGAADVTAATKAFLSSVLH; the protein is encoded by the coding sequence ATGAGCAGAATAAAACAACTCTTCCAACGCAAGCAACACAACGTACTCAACGTATACGTAACCGCCGGCTATCCAAAGCTGGATGATACCCTTTCCATCATGCAGGCTTTGGAAGCCAATGGTGCCGACCTCATTGAGCTCGGCATGCCCTATAGCGATCCATTGGCCGATGGCCCGGTGATACAACAGAGCAGTAGCATTGCCATTGCCAACGGCATGACCATTGAAACGCTTTTTGCACAGCTGAAAGACCTGCGTAACTCCGTGTCCGTTCCAGTTATTTTAATGGGCTACATGAACCCGGTATTGCAATATGGCTTCGAAAAGTTTTGTGCCGATGCCGCAGCAGTGGGTGTAGATGGTTTGATTTTGCCTGACTTGCCAGAGTATGAGTTTGAAACGGAATATGGTGCCATCATCAAACAATATGGCCTCGATTTTATTTTCCTCGTCACACCCGAAACTTCGGAAGAACGCATCAAAAAACTGGATAGCCTGAGCAGTGGCTTTTTGTATGCCGTTTCTTCCTCTTCCACCACCGGCGGCGATAAAGCTTTTTCGCCAGTGCAAGAGTATTTGCAGCGTTTGCAATCGTATCAGTTGCGCAACCCCGTGCTGGTAGGTTTTGGCGTAAAAGACAAAGCCAGCTTTGAAGCAGCTGCAGCATACAGCAATGGTGCCATCATTGGTAGTGCTTTCATCAAATCGCTGGATGGAGCGGCAGATGTAACCGCTGCTACCAAGGCATTTCTATCGTCGGTACTGCATTAA
- a CDS encoding pyridoxal-phosphate dependent enzyme: MVARFQSVISEEIRQQLKAKTGSELPTHVMACVGGGSNAAGAFYHFVDEPAVKIVAVEAAGHGVHSGMSAATTALGTPGILHGSKSLLMQTADGQVVEPHSISAGLDYPGIGPMHANLFDTHRGIFLSATDEQALAAAFHVAKTEGIIPALETAHAFAVIDQLQLSATDVLVICLSGRGDKDLATYMNHL; encoded by the coding sequence ATGGTGGCTCGTTTTCAAAGCGTCATCAGCGAAGAAATACGCCAGCAACTGAAAGCCAAAACCGGTAGCGAACTGCCTACGCATGTAATGGCCTGTGTAGGTGGTGGTAGCAATGCTGCAGGCGCCTTCTATCATTTTGTAGATGAACCAGCTGTGAAAATAGTAGCAGTAGAAGCTGCGGGTCATGGTGTACATTCTGGCATGAGTGCTGCTACTACTGCACTCGGCACACCCGGTATTTTGCATGGCAGCAAAAGCCTGTTGATGCAAACCGCCGACGGGCAAGTGGTAGAACCACACAGCATTTCAGCCGGCCTCGATTATCCCGGCATCGGCCCCATGCATGCCAACCTGTTCGATACCCATCGCGGCATCTTTTTGAGTGCTACCGATGAGCAAGCTTTGGCAGCGGCTTTTCATGTAGCTAAAACAGAAGGCATCATCCCCGCACTGGAAACCGCTCATGCGTTTGCGGTGATTGATCAACTGCAATTGTCGGCCACAGACGTGTTGGTGATTTGCCTGAGTGGCCGCGGCGATAAAGATTTGGCAACGTATATGAACCACCTTTAA
- a CDS encoding pyridoxal-phosphate dependent enzyme, protein MTTSYKQPNAQGYYGKFGGAYIPEMLHRNVEELRTRYLDIMYEAEFQQEFQQLLRDYVGRPTPLFLAERLSKEFGATIYLKREDLCHTGAHKINNTVGQILLAQRLGKKRIIAETGAGQHGVATATVCALKGLECIVYMGEKDIERQAPNVARMKMLGAKVVPATSGSKTLKDATNEAIRDWIEQSQRYALHHWQCGRAAPLPRYGGSFSKRHQRRNTPATESQNR, encoded by the coding sequence ATGACAACTTCATACAAACAACCCAATGCGCAGGGTTATTACGGCAAGTTTGGTGGTGCATATATTCCTGAAATGTTGCACCGCAATGTGGAAGAGCTGCGTACCCGCTACCTCGACATTATGTACGAGGCAGAATTTCAACAAGAGTTTCAGCAACTGCTGCGGGATTATGTGGGCCGCCCTACGCCTTTGTTTTTGGCCGAACGCCTGAGCAAAGAATTTGGCGCAACCATCTACCTCAAGCGGGAAGATTTGTGCCACACCGGGGCACATAAAATCAACAATACTGTGGGCCAGATTTTGCTGGCACAGCGGCTGGGCAAAAAGCGCATCATTGCCGAAACCGGCGCCGGACAACATGGCGTAGCTACCGCTACTGTGTGTGCCCTCAAAGGCTTGGAATGTATTGTGTACATGGGTGAAAAAGACATCGAACGTCAGGCACCCAACGTGGCCCGTATGAAAATGCTCGGTGCCAAAGTAGTGCCTGCAACTTCTGGCAGCAAAACCTTGAAAGATGCTACCAACGAAGCCATCCGCGACTGGATCGAACAATCCCAACGATACGCATTACATCATTGGCAGTGTGGTAGGGCCGCACCCTTACCCCGATATGGTGGCTCGTTTTCAAAGCGTCATCAGCGAAGAAATACGCCAGCAACTGAAAGCCAAAACCGGTAG